In Arcobacter sp. CECT 8986, the sequence AAACTATTTCTTTCTTTTCATAGGCTGTTTTATATTCATTTATAAATTGTTGTAATAGTTTCATTTTTTACAACCCTCTTTTATTATTTCTAATTTTTTTAAGTTTTTATGTATTTGAAGAGATAGTTTATCTCTATTTTTATCATTATTTTCAAAAGATTTTATCTGTTTTTGAAGTATCTCTTCATCGCTTTTTAATTTATTTTCAAAGTGTTTTAGTGGAGCATTTAATGCATTGAAAAAGTTTTCAATTAACATTTGTGATACTTCATTTGCTTTTGTTGTGATATTTTCTTCAATAGTTGCAAACTCTTCTTTTAAGAACTGTTCTATTTTAGAATCTAAATCTTCTAATTTGTTAGCTTTTGATTTATTAACAGCATTTACAATTTTTGAAATTAATATATCATTTGAAGTTGTTAAAAAACCACTTTTAAAATCTTCTTGGAAAAATCCTCTTGCATCAAAGTTATCATTTTTATGTCCAATTGTAAATCCAAAATCATGATATTTTTGTTCACAAATTTCACCGATATTTTGAGATTTTTTAATAAATTTGTATCTATAATCTCTAATTATATCAATAATTCCATCTTTTATTGCAGTTTGAATTATACTTTTAGTTCTTGCATCTTCAGGTTTTTTCTTCTCTTTTTCATATGTATATCTTACATCACCTACAACTCTTTGTTTTATAACTGTTTGTAGTTCAATTAACTCTGATGTTAAAAAAGTCTCTAAAGATTTAATATAATTTTTTGAATCATCTTTATAGTATAAAATATCTTCTTTCATTGCTTGGAAGATTTTTTCATTTGTTGATTTCTTTTTATTAAACTCTCTTAGTTCTACTTCTAACTCTTCTTTTGATTTTGATAATAGTCTTAATTCATAATTTAAAGCAGAAGTTTGTCTATCTATTGTTTTAATCATTTGTGCTTTTGCACTTTTTACGATTAAATCACTTTTTGAACTATTTTTACCAAATAAAGAATCATTTAAATAGTTTTCTATTTCAAGTATACCTGTATCTTCTATTTTAAAACCAGCTTCTAAAGCTTCTTCTTCTCTACCAGTTCTATGTAAAAGTGCCATTTTCCCAGAAATAGGAATAAATTTTATAGTTTTTAAAATATAATCAAGTTGACTATCTTTATTTAATGCTTTAAGTTGTTTTTTTATAGATGATTTTGTATAGTCAATTACTTCTTGTAATTGTTCTTTTGATACAGTATCAGCTCTTGTAATAACTATTAAAAGTTTTGATATATTTTGATATAGTAATGCATCAATAATAAACTCAACGTCTTTTAATGTTGCACTTTGGCTTACATTCATAAGGTGTAGCATCATATCACAAGCAGATAAATACTCTTTTGTTATCTCTTCTCTTTGAATAACTGGGTCATCAAGACCTGGAGTATCAACTATTTCAATACCTTCTTCTAAAAACTCTAAATCAGATTTTAACTCAACATATTTAACTAAGTTACATTTTTTACCACTTGCTTCTGCTGAAGTAAATGCTGCTAAGTTATTTATATCAACACTATCACTTCTTGATTCTTCTTTTATATAATTATATAAATCATCTTTAAAAATAGATTTTGTTTCATCAATAAACTCTTTTATTGATTCTATTTGTGAAGCACTGTTTTCTATTCTTTCCCACTCATGTTTATTCCAATAAAAAACATTCGCACTTGGTGTTTTATCATATTTTACAATTGTTAAGTTTGCAGTCTCAGGAACAACAGCACTTCCTAAAATTTCTTTACCCATTAAGGCATTAAGCATTGTTGATTTACCTGCATTCATTACACCTGTAATACCAATAGAGAATTTTTGATTATTTATATAATCAACAGTTTCATCTAACTCTTTTTTTAACTCTTCTTTATTGAAAAGTTCTTTTAACTCTTTTATTGTATTTT encodes:
- a CDS encoding dynamin family protein, translating into MNLANDYFLLYHGSQVKKEISYEIKNANEAEFFEVAALILSATRKNYEKYLPLKSFDKLCKNITDKTPTTINELYQLQYNLIEIISKNNNKDEIEKLHSTFEYLKNEHILDNADNEKLISLFDPSELVVEEEKNADIAIDNNLTFQEHKEDIENTIKELKELFNKEELKKELDETVDYINNQKFSIGITGVMNAGKSTMLNALMGKEILGSAVVPETANLTIVKYDKTPSANVFYWNKHEWERIENSASQIESIKEFIDETKSIFKDDLYNYIKEESRSDSVDINNLAAFTSAEASGKKCNLVKYVELKSDLEFLEEGIEIVDTPGLDDPVIQREEITKEYLSACDMMLHLMNVSQSATLKDVEFIIDALLYQNISKLLIVITRADTVSKEQLQEVIDYTKSSIKKQLKALNKDSQLDYILKTIKFIPISGKMALLHRTGREEEALEAGFKIEDTGILEIENYLNDSLFGKNSSKSDLIVKSAKAQMIKTIDRQTSALNYELRLLSKSKEELEVELREFNKKKSTNEKIFQAMKEDILYYKDDSKNYIKSLETFLTSELIELQTVIKQRVVGDVRYTYEKEKKKPEDARTKSIIQTAIKDGIIDIIRDYRYKFIKKSQNIGEICEQKYHDFGFTIGHKNDNFDARGFFQEDFKSGFLTTSNDILISKIVNAVNKSKANKLEDLDSKIEQFLKEEFATIEENITTKANEVSQMLIENFFNALNAPLKHFENKLKSDEEILQKQIKSFENNDKNRDKLSLQIHKNLKKLEIIKEGCKK